One Panicum virgatum strain AP13 chromosome 9K, P.virgatum_v5, whole genome shotgun sequence genomic region harbors:
- the LOC120651350 gene encoding proline-rich protein 2-like, protein MGPVPRRLLAGVGAVLLVAVLAHAAEPAMASMVVGLAKCADCTRKNMKAEAAFNGLKVAVKCKSADGVFETKALGEVDKSGAFRVPLTADLLREDGELKQDCFAQLHSATNQPCPGQEPSWIVRPSSDHDEKKKTFVAVAGKMHYSSKECASAFLCDHFHKKHLLHKKPIMIPHIPKKPIAIPHFHNKPVPEYKPPTPVPEYKPPTPVPVYHSPVPEYKPPTPEHSHPTPVYHPPADQKTQNPETDPEKFKKLLPLIKKNPFFFPKFRKFPPGKEIKA, encoded by the exons ATGGGGCCTGTGCCTCGCCGGCTGCTTGCGGGCGTCGGTGCCGTGCTGCTAGTGGCAGTACTAGCCCATGCTGCAGAGCCCGCGATGGCCTCCATGGTCGTCGGCTTGGCCAAGTGCGCCGACTGCACTAGGAAGAACATGAAAGCTGAGGCAGCATTCAACG GCCTAAAAGTAGCTGTCAAGTGCAAGAGCGCCGACGGCGTGTTCGAGACCAAGGCCCTCGGCGAGGTTGACAAGTCCGGCGCCTTCAGGGTCCCGCTCACAGCGGACCTCCTCCGTGAGGACGGCGAGCTTAAGCAGGACTGCTTCGCGCAGCTCCACAGCGCCACCAACCAGCCATGCCCCGGACAGGAGCCGTCCTGGATCGTCCGGCCGTCCAGCGACCACGACGAAAAGAAGAAGACTTTCGTCGCGGTCGCCGGCAAGATGCACTACTCATCAAAAGAGTGCGCCTCCGCGTTCCTCTGCGACCATTTTCACAAGAAGCACCTCTTGCACAAGAAGCCCATCATGATCCCACACATCCCCAAGAAGCCCATCGCGATCCCCCATTTCCACAACAAGCCTGTGCCCGAGTACAAGCCGCCGACGCCCGTGCCGGAGTACAAGCCGCCAACGCCCGTTCCGGTGTACCACTCGCCCGTGCCCGAGTACAAGCCACCCACTCCGGAGCACTCCCACCCGACGCCGGTCTACCATCCTCCTGCCGACCAGAAGACCCAGAACCCCGAGACGGACCCTGAGAAGTTCAAGAAGCTCCTCCCCTTGATCAAGAAgaaccccttcttcttccccaagTTCCGCAAGTTCCCTCCTGGCAAGGAGATCAAGGCTTAG